CCAAGAGAAACTACCCCCACCTGCTGAACTACAAGATTTGTCTGCTGAGCCCACAAAAAACCCCAGCACACCAAAAGAAATCCATATATCACCCACTTTTTCATAACTTCTCCTCCTGTTTTTATGGTAAGGCTAGAAAAAAAAATAATCAAGTATTTAAAAAACAGAATAAAAAGACCTAACCTGCAGTAATCATGTCCATCTTGCCATCTTTTTCAAAAAGTCTTCTCACCATCACCCTGATTCGTAATGCATGGAAGCAAAAAATATCAATCCATGCGGGTTTTCTTACAAGACTCTCTTTTGTGGACTTTTATTTTCATTGACTTGCAATATTTTGTCCTTTGCTTCATAATCATAAGAATTCTCAAAAAGGAGTCTCTATGTTTGCCTATATTATCCACAACCTCAGTAATGAAATCTTCTCTATCTATGGACCCATAGTCCTCAGATGGTATGGCCTCATGTATCTCGTAGGATTTGGGGTAAACTATTATCTTCTCTCCCGATGGATCAAAACGGGGAAAATCAAATTAACTCAAGAGTTTCTCTCCGATACAGCGGTTACGATCATGATTTTCATCGTTATTGGAGCAAGAATTGGTTACATGCTTTTCTATAACTTTTCTGGTCTTATGGCAAACCCTCTGACCCTCTTTGCTGTATGGGAGGGAGGGATGTCTTTTCATGGTGGGGTGTTGTTTGGTTTTCTCTTGAGCTGGATCTATTTTACATGGAAAAAACAGAATTTCTGGGATCTTGCTGACGTTTTTATCGTAGCTATCCCACTTGCCCTCTTTTTTGGCCGTATCGGCAATTTCATAAACGGCGAACTCTGGGGAGCGGTAACGACTCTCCCATGGGGGGTTATTTTCCCTACCGTGCCCCTTTCCAGGTGGCAGCCTCTCTCTGATCCTGCTGTGCAGGAGATGGTAAAAAAGATCGCGCTCCCTATCGATGGCACTCAACCCTATATCACGATTGTTACCGAACAGATCAAAAACCATTTTCGCCTTCC
This sequence is a window from Thermospira aquatica. Protein-coding genes within it:
- the lgt gene encoding prolipoprotein diacylglyceryl transferase; its protein translation is MFAYIIHNLSNEIFSIYGPIVLRWYGLMYLVGFGVNYYLLSRWIKTGKIKLTQEFLSDTAVTIMIFIVIGARIGYMLFYNFSGLMANPLTLFAVWEGGMSFHGGVLFGFLLSWIYFTWKKQNFWDLADVFIVAIPLALFFGRIGNFINGELWGAVTTLPWGVIFPTVPLSRWQPLSDPAVQEMVKKIALPIDGTQPYITIVTEQIKNHFRLPYEVGEILVNLPRHPSQLYEAFGEGIVLFLILYTLFRKGVKIRGVYLWTFFVGYGMIRFLVEFIRQPDIHIGYLYGNWFTMGMLLSLPMIMVGIVGLGISISRKKVNSLWG